A genome region from Bacteroidales bacterium includes the following:
- a CDS encoding MGMT family protein has product MPNSPKLNTSNDFFEQVYEVTRKIPFGRVTSYGAIARYLGTARSARMVGWALNACHSHPRHVPAHRVVNRQGLLTGKMHFGTPTAMQQLLENEGIKVVNDRIVNFRKLFWDPCKEL; this is encoded by the coding sequence ATGCCGAACTCCCCGAAACTGAATACGTCGAATGATTTTTTTGAACAGGTCTACGAAGTAACCCGAAAAATACCCTTTGGCAGAGTTACTTCCTATGGCGCCATTGCCCGCTATCTGGGGACAGCGCGGTCGGCCCGCATGGTAGGATGGGCCCTCAATGCCTGCCATTCGCACCCACGTCATGTGCCTGCTCACCGCGTAGTGAACCGGCAGGGCCTCCTTACCGGAAAAATGCATTTCGGAACCCCTACGGCCATGCAACAACTTCTTGAAAATGAAGGCATTAAAGTGGTCAATGACCGTATAGTCAACTTCCGTAAACTTTTTTGGGACCCCTGCAAAGAATTATGA